In one window of Chthoniobacterales bacterium DNA:
- a CDS encoding NAD(P)/FAD-dependent oxidoreductase: MFDVAIVGGGPAGSSCAAFCAAAGLRTAVFDREKFPREKVCGDCVNPACWPILRRLNVAERIRTLPHGKLARVDFIGTSGRRVSIPLPTDENAEIAIKRSLLDHLLLERARELGTTVFESTTVTTLTPPDPRAEYWQISAGEQPIKARTLVAADGRNSTVARLCGLLPKPAKERVALQTHLPLPPDFGDRVVLEFRPEGYSGQAPVGEGQLNLCLVSIPKQIASLRAWAEERFGISAKHAWRTITPLTREPISPAQPSLFFVGDAARVVEPFTGEGIYYALASGELAAKAIALQAQGGNAADVATAYSAAHAQLYRGRLWVNQLARAAVLSPRVASGFLFLVRFQPWALRLLTAKIVRPASRSGGLKPPF, from the coding sequence ATGTTCGATGTCGCGATCGTCGGCGGCGGGCCGGCTGGCTCCAGCTGCGCGGCGTTTTGCGCAGCAGCAGGGCTGCGAACCGCCGTCTTCGACCGCGAGAAATTTCCGCGGGAAAAAGTTTGTGGCGATTGTGTGAATCCGGCGTGCTGGCCAATCCTGCGCCGGCTCAACGTCGCTGAGCGGATTCGAACTTTGCCGCACGGGAAGCTGGCGCGGGTGGATTTCATAGGAACCAGCGGCCGGCGCGTCAGTATTCCGCTGCCCACGGACGAGAACGCGGAGATCGCGATCAAACGCAGTCTTCTCGATCATCTGTTGCTCGAGCGTGCGCGCGAGCTGGGCACGACGGTTTTTGAATCGACGACCGTTACAACGCTGACGCCGCCCGATCCGCGGGCCGAGTATTGGCAAATCTCAGCGGGCGAGCAGCCCATTAAGGCCCGCACCCTTGTCGCCGCCGACGGCCGAAATTCGACCGTGGCGCGTCTCTGCGGATTGCTCCCGAAGCCGGCAAAGGAACGCGTCGCTCTCCAGACGCATCTGCCGTTGCCACCGGATTTCGGCGACCGCGTCGTCCTGGAGTTTCGGCCCGAAGGTTACTCCGGTCAGGCGCCGGTGGGGGAAGGCCAGCTGAATCTCTGTCTGGTCAGTATTCCGAAACAGATCGCATCGTTACGCGCTTGGGCGGAAGAGCGCTTTGGCATCTCGGCAAAGCACGCCTGGCGAACGATCACGCCGTTGACGCGCGAACCGATTTCGCCCGCGCAGCCATCCTTGTTCTTTGTCGGAGATGCCGCGCGCGTTGTTGAACCGTTCACGGGCGAGGGAATTTATTACGCGCTCGCCTCTGGGGAGCTCGCGGCGAAGGCGATCGCTTTGCAAGCCCAGGGCGGGAACGCGGCCGACGTCGCGACGGCGTATTCCGCCGCGCATGCCCAGCTCTATCGGGGCCGGCTTTGGGTTAATCAGCTGGCACGAGCCGCCGTGTTATCGCCGCGAGTTGCGTCCGGATTTCTTTTTTTGGTCCGTTTTCAACCTTGGGCGTTGCGCCTTTTGACCGCGAAGATCGTCCGGCCGGCATCAAGGAGCGGCGGTTTGAAACCGCCGTTTTAG
- a CDS encoding GAF domain-containing protein: protein MDATGKIGKKLQELGGYVLAGAKDPHQLCTMAEMIRTACDYRYVAIYKVVREEFVIVAKTGKCPPAYPRFPITQGLAGAALEAKQSVMVADVHKDPRYLPTFGSTQSEIVVPVITEAGKTVGLIDVESEKLDAFTENDRDFLEHAAFLIARALK, encoded by the coding sequence ATGGACGCGACAGGGAAGATCGGGAAAAAATTGCAGGAGCTGGGCGGTTATGTTTTGGCCGGGGCGAAGGACCCGCACCAGCTCTGCACGATGGCGGAGATGATCCGGACGGCGTGCGATTATCGCTACGTCGCGATTTATAAGGTCGTCCGGGAAGAGTTTGTGATCGTGGCCAAGACCGGAAAATGTCCGCCGGCCTATCCGCGGTTTCCGATCACGCAGGGACTCGCCGGCGCCGCGCTCGAGGCCAAGCAATCGGTCATGGTCGCGGATGTCCACAAGGATCCGCGTTATTTGCCAACCTTCGGCAGCACGCAATCCGAGATCGTTGTCCCGGTGATCACAGAAGCGGGGAAGACCGTGGGGTTGATCGACGTGGAAAGCGAAAAGCTGGATGCCTTCACCGAGAATGACCGCGATTTTCTCGAACACGCGGCGTTTCTCATTGCTCGCGCGTTGAAGTGA
- the mrdA gene encoding penicillin-binding protein 2 has translation MSRCCHPAALLVRLALAFGFASLALSQTQPESTSPAPGPNAFEETIVPTFETQTRARTYILDIPAPRGLITDRNGTPLAQNRLSYNLAISFPTPLDFSDPQLLAFAHEKIQAAEKLLGRSLRISDELIKRHYRNRGILPIEIAQNLSAKEFESVNDRLPAGMTLRPYYVRVYPNGKIAGQIVGYSGKTGRTPDGVIDNHEVLWPETEGREGLEQTFNQVLTGKHGEYKITFDKDGRKTSEKIVTPPVPGHTVVTTLDLHLQELAEKALEAKAKRGAIVIVNPNTGDILAMASWPTYDPNAFTPTISAEKFKALQDDPDIPLLPRAFRSSYPPGSTFKVAVGIAALESKTVQSNDEFDCVPAMQIGNLTFHNWKKTERGPMNFVEALTESCDTWFYQVGIKTGADPILEWAQRLGFGVKCGIPLRGEVEGRVPDDRYMKATHGRKLLNGDIANLSIGQGDTQTTPLQMAQAMGVVGNGGTLYQTRLVQQVQTVDNEIVTAFQVREKKTLGASADTMAQLRTGMINAVNAPAGTAHQASLESVEVAGKTGTAQWGPKNKERTAAWFAGFVPAEKPQYAFAALYEGDVGSKAHGGSAAAPMIGMILKDVYQENGKKKRQPEPDDTRVRKAQPVEEDEGD, from the coding sequence GTGAGTCGTTGCTGCCATCCGGCGGCCCTTCTGGTTCGCCTCGCTTTGGCTTTTGGCTTCGCTTCACTGGCGCTCTCTCAGACCCAACCGGAGAGCACTTCGCCGGCGCCTGGCCCAAATGCGTTCGAGGAGACCATTGTCCCAACCTTCGAGACGCAGACGCGAGCCCGCACCTACATTCTCGATATTCCAGCCCCTCGCGGTCTTATCACCGACCGCAACGGCACGCCGCTCGCGCAAAATCGGCTCAGCTACAATCTCGCGATCAGTTTTCCGACTCCGCTCGATTTTTCGGATCCTCAGCTGCTGGCCTTCGCGCACGAAAAAATTCAGGCTGCCGAAAAACTGCTCGGGCGATCCCTTAGGATCTCGGACGAGCTCATCAAGCGGCATTATCGGAATCGCGGGATCCTTCCCATCGAGATCGCGCAAAACCTTTCCGCGAAGGAATTCGAAAGCGTCAACGACCGCTTACCGGCGGGCATGACGTTGCGCCCATATTACGTGCGCGTTTATCCGAATGGGAAAATCGCCGGGCAAATTGTCGGTTACAGCGGCAAGACCGGCCGAACTCCCGACGGAGTGATCGACAATCACGAGGTGCTCTGGCCGGAAACTGAAGGCCGGGAGGGACTCGAACAGACTTTCAACCAGGTCCTGACCGGGAAGCACGGAGAATACAAAATCACGTTCGACAAAGACGGGCGCAAAACGTCGGAGAAGATTGTGACGCCGCCTGTGCCCGGGCACACCGTGGTGACGACGCTCGATTTGCATTTGCAGGAGCTGGCGGAGAAAGCCCTCGAAGCGAAAGCCAAGCGCGGGGCGATCGTCATCGTGAATCCCAACACGGGCGACATCCTCGCGATGGCGTCGTGGCCGACCTACGATCCCAACGCATTCACTCCGACCATTTCGGCGGAGAAATTCAAGGCGCTGCAGGATGACCCCGATATTCCCCTCTTACCGCGGGCGTTTCGCTCCTCTTATCCTCCTGGGTCGACTTTCAAGGTCGCGGTGGGAATCGCCGCCCTCGAAAGCAAGACGGTCCAATCCAACGACGAATTTGACTGCGTGCCGGCCATGCAGATCGGCAATCTCACCTTTCACAACTGGAAGAAAACAGAGCGCGGCCCCATGAATTTCGTCGAGGCCCTGACGGAATCGTGCGACACCTGGTTCTACCAGGTCGGAATCAAAACGGGCGCGGACCCGATCCTCGAATGGGCCCAAAGGCTTGGGTTCGGCGTGAAGTGCGGCATTCCGTTACGCGGAGAAGTGGAAGGCCGTGTGCCCGACGATCGATACATGAAGGCGACGCATGGACGGAAATTGCTCAACGGCGACATCGCCAATTTGTCCATTGGCCAGGGCGACACGCAGACCACCCCGCTCCAAATGGCGCAAGCGATGGGGGTGGTGGGCAACGGGGGAACCCTTTACCAGACCCGCCTCGTCCAACAGGTGCAAACCGTCGACAACGAGATCGTGACGGCTTTCCAGGTCCGCGAGAAAAAGACGCTGGGTGCGTCGGCGGACACGATGGCGCAATTGAGAACCGGCATGATCAACGCGGTGAACGCCCCTGCCGGCACGGCTCATCAGGCAAGTCTGGAGAGTGTGGAGGTCGCCGGGAAAACCGGCACAGCGCAATGGGGACCGAAAAACAAGGAGCGCACCGCGGCCTGGTTTGCCGGCTTCGTGCCCGCGGAGAAACCGCAATATGCCTTTGCCGCTCTCTATGAAGGCGACGTGGGGAGCAAGGCCCACGGTGGATCGGCCGCCGCGCCCATGATCGGGATGATTTTGAAGGACGTTTACCAGGAAAACGGGAAGAAGAAACGGCAGCCGGAACCCGACGACACCCGCGTCCGAAAAGCGCAGCCAGTGGAAGAAGACGAAGGGGACTAG
- a CDS encoding excinuclease ABC subunit UvrC translates to MPKDEKPDLTKKVHEVPHKPGVYLMRDRFNRVIYVGKARDLRKRVGSYFMPSKIAQADIKTRALLDAVWDFETHTVQSEPESLLLEGKLIKEYRPRYNISFRDDKRFLVVKVDPTEEWPRFRLARFKKDDGARYFGPYAHAGALRQTLNFMRKKFGVLTFGRGSPTERELKSATYQVPTRLSDITAELYRERVAQACDFLEGHSREMITAVEEEMEKAAEKLDFEKAAELRNMLEDLRRTTKPIRRFTRHSLPSSIDPVSDVQTLADALQLPGLPVVMECFDISNISTTHVVASMVCFRNGVPDKDNYRRYRIRTVEGQDDFASMAEVVRRRYSRVLLEARDANPDAAEFSQENPTEALERAQSTSQPERFVAVRLPDLIIVDGGKGQLSSACRELQRLGLHELPIIGLAKEYEEIYRPGRALPLVLPPDSGALRLLQRIRDEAHRFANTYHQLLMKKRIGESILDDCPGVSQNRKNLLLRKFGSVNRLRKATVEQIAATEGIGPKLAEEVHRFLQRH, encoded by the coding sequence GTGCCGAAGGACGAAAAACCAGACCTGACCAAGAAGGTGCACGAGGTGCCGCACAAGCCCGGTGTGTACCTGATGCGCGATCGGTTTAATCGCGTCATCTACGTCGGCAAAGCGCGCGATCTCCGGAAACGGGTCGGCTCCTATTTCATGCCCTCAAAGATCGCGCAAGCCGACATCAAGACGCGGGCCCTCCTCGACGCCGTCTGGGATTTCGAAACCCACACCGTCCAGAGCGAGCCCGAATCGCTTCTCCTGGAAGGCAAGCTGATCAAGGAATACCGGCCCCGTTACAATATCTCGTTCCGCGACGACAAACGTTTTCTCGTCGTCAAAGTCGATCCCACCGAGGAATGGCCGCGGTTCCGCCTGGCCCGTTTCAAGAAGGATGACGGGGCGCGCTACTTCGGCCCCTATGCGCACGCCGGAGCGCTGCGACAGACGTTGAATTTCATGCGCAAAAAATTCGGCGTGCTGACTTTCGGACGCGGCTCACCGACGGAACGCGAGTTGAAATCCGCGACGTATCAGGTCCCGACGCGCCTGAGCGATATCACCGCGGAACTTTATCGCGAGCGAGTTGCCCAGGCCTGTGATTTCCTTGAAGGGCACTCCCGCGAAATGATCACGGCGGTCGAAGAGGAAATGGAGAAAGCCGCGGAGAAACTCGATTTCGAAAAGGCCGCGGAGCTCCGGAACATGCTCGAGGACTTGCGGCGGACGACGAAACCGATCCGCCGATTCACGCGCCACAGTCTGCCCAGTTCGATCGACCCAGTGAGCGATGTCCAGACACTCGCCGATGCGTTGCAGCTCCCAGGGCTGCCGGTCGTCATGGAGTGCTTCGACATCTCGAACATCTCCACGACGCACGTCGTCGCTTCGATGGTCTGCTTCCGCAATGGCGTTCCGGATAAGGACAACTACCGGCGTTATCGAATCCGGACGGTCGAAGGCCAGGACGATTTCGCGAGCATGGCCGAGGTCGTGCGGCGCCGGTATTCGCGCGTCCTGTTGGAAGCGCGGGATGCAAACCCCGACGCAGCCGAGTTTTCGCAGGAGAATCCCACAGAAGCGCTGGAACGCGCCCAAAGTACCAGTCAACCCGAGCGATTCGTCGCGGTCCGTCTGCCTGACCTGATCATTGTCGATGGCGGCAAGGGACAGCTCTCCTCGGCCTGCCGCGAATTGCAGCGGCTCGGTCTGCACGAGCTTCCGATCATCGGCCTGGCGAAGGAATACGAAGAAATCTATCGCCCCGGCCGTGCGCTGCCGCTGGTCCTGCCGCCGGATTCGGGCGCGTTGCGGTTGCTGCAACGGATTCGCGATGAGGCCCATCGCTTCGCGAATACGTATCACCAGCTCCTGATGAAAAAGCGCATCGGCGAAAGCATTCTCGACGATTGCCCAGGGGTGAGCCAAAACCGCAAAAATCTGCTCCTGCGAAAGTTTGGCTCGGTCAATCGCCTGCGCAAAGCGACGGTGGAACAGATCGCGGCGACGGAAGGGATCGGACCAAAGCTGGCGGAGGAGGTCCATCGATTCCTGCAACGTCATTGA
- a CDS encoding amidohydrolase family protein gives MIIRSRVVVPIEGAPISDGAVVVEAEKITDVGPFEEVKRRHTGETLDLGEQVLLPGLINAHCHLDYTALRGKIPPQDSFSEWIRSINAHKAALSEADYVRSIAAGLAEAQSFGTTSMLNLEAFPGLVRQVPRPSLRVWWSAEMIDLRQPVNVKEIAVDLRRWFEAHPDWLGGFGLAPHAPYTASPQLYAEASRIAQENDLPVTTHLAESAEELQAFSEASGPLFDFLKNIGHPLADSVKESPLSFLIRNEVIGPRWIVAHLNELDPGDFDLLRAAPKFHIVHCPRSHSFFRHTPFAFQQLGALGFNICVGTDSLASNTTLSLLAELRELLRKEPGLSPKEALATITVNAAKALGKATSLGKIRAGSLADLIALPISPSETEVFESIAAFEHNVPWVMVNGAVIQAP, from the coding sequence ATGATCATTCGATCCCGCGTCGTCGTTCCGATAGAGGGCGCGCCGATAAGTGACGGCGCCGTCGTGGTTGAAGCGGAAAAGATCACGGACGTCGGGCCGTTCGAAGAAGTGAAACGCCGGCATACCGGTGAGACCCTCGATTTGGGCGAACAGGTGTTGCTGCCCGGGCTGATCAACGCGCATTGCCATCTCGATTACACCGCATTGCGCGGCAAAATCCCGCCGCAAGACTCTTTCTCGGAGTGGATTCGCTCGATCAATGCCCACAAGGCGGCGTTAAGCGAAGCCGATTACGTGCGCTCGATCGCGGCCGGGCTTGCGGAAGCCCAGAGTTTCGGAACCACTTCCATGCTAAACCTGGAGGCGTTTCCCGGACTGGTGCGCCAAGTCCCACGCCCCTCGCTTCGCGTCTGGTGGTCCGCCGAGATGATCGATTTGAGGCAACCGGTGAATGTAAAGGAGATCGCGGTCGATCTACGCCGCTGGTTCGAAGCGCACCCAGATTGGCTCGGCGGCTTCGGTTTGGCGCCACATGCGCCTTACACGGCTTCGCCGCAACTTTACGCAGAAGCGTCGAGAATCGCGCAAGAGAATGACCTGCCGGTCACAACGCATCTCGCCGAATCAGCCGAAGAACTACAGGCCTTCAGCGAGGCCAGTGGACCGCTTTTTGACTTTCTGAAAAACATCGGCCATCCCCTGGCAGATAGCGTGAAAGAGTCCCCGCTTTCGTTCCTTATCCGCAATGAAGTGATCGGGCCGCGTTGGATCGTCGCGCATCTCAACGAACTCGACCCCGGCGATTTCGATCTCCTGCGGGCTGCGCCGAAATTTCACATAGTCCATTGCCCCCGCAGCCACAGCTTCTTTCGTCACACTCCCTTTGCCTTCCAGCAACTGGGCGCGCTCGGCTTCAATATTTGCGTTGGGACCGACAGCCTGGCGAGCAACACAACCCTGAGCCTGCTAGCAGAATTGCGCGAACTCCTGCGGAAAGAACCGGGGCTCTCCCCAAAAGAGGCGCTCGCCACCATCACCGTCAATGCCGCCAAGGCCCTCGGAAAAGCAACCTCTCTCGGGAAAATTCGGGCCGGCTCCCTGGCTGACTTGATCGCTTTACCAATTTCCCCTTCTGAAACGGAAGTTTTCGAAAGCATCGCGGCCTTCGAGCACAACGTTCCGTGGGTCATGGTCAACGGCGCGGTGATCCAGGCCCCTTAG
- a CDS encoding CbiX/SirB N-terminal domain-containing protein, which translates to MNRNENAALLIVGHGSTVNPDSSAPTLRHAAAIRHRGIFAEVACCFWKEEPSLRDALFFFRDPAIRDVYVVPNFISEGYFTRTVIPRELELSGPETERANGQAWKYCPPVGSHETMTDHLLEHAREIAPGVSEQEMALLIVAHGTSLNDNSAVAAKEQVEKIRRLGRYAEVLNVYMEEPPLVSDWVKLTKSKNVVVVPFFISDGLHSYEDIPALLGIEPEARPAAGPQQAEARPSAHPLQGRSLFYSTAIGTDSRFADVIIEQARAFDRKQVLQSAS; encoded by the coding sequence ATGAACCGCAACGAGAACGCCGCGCTCTTGATCGTCGGCCACGGCTCGACCGTTAACCCGGACTCGAGCGCCCCGACCCTCAGGCACGCCGCGGCGATCCGCCATCGTGGGATTTTTGCCGAGGTCGCCTGCTGTTTCTGGAAGGAAGAGCCGAGCCTGCGCGATGCCCTCTTTTTCTTTCGCGATCCGGCCATCCGCGATGTCTACGTGGTGCCGAATTTCATCAGCGAAGGGTATTTCACCCGGACGGTGATTCCGCGCGAGCTTGAGCTGTCGGGTCCGGAGACCGAGCGGGCGAACGGCCAGGCTTGGAAATATTGCCCCCCGGTGGGCAGCCACGAAACCATGACGGACCATTTGCTGGAGCACGCTCGTGAGATCGCGCCAGGGGTGTCCGAGCAGGAAATGGCGCTGTTGATTGTGGCTCACGGCACGAGCCTGAATGACAACAGTGCGGTCGCGGCCAAAGAGCAGGTGGAAAAAATTCGGCGGCTGGGCCGATACGCCGAGGTGCTGAATGTCTATATGGAAGAGCCGCCCCTCGTTTCGGACTGGGTGAAGCTGACGAAGAGCAAAAACGTCGTGGTGGTCCCCTTCTTCATTTCCGACGGGCTTCACAGTTATGAGGACATCCCGGCGCTGCTGGGGATTGAGCCGGAGGCACGTCCGGCCGCAGGTCCTCAACAGGCAGAAGCGCGTCCCTCCGCCCACCCGCTTCAAGGCCGCTCACTCTTCTATTCGACAGCGATAGGAACCGACTCCAGATTTGCTGACGTGATCATCGAACAGGCCAGGGCGTTCGATAGAAAGCAGGTGCTTCAATCAGCCTCCTAA
- a CDS encoding tetrahydrofolate dehydrogenase/cyclohydrolase catalytic domain-containing protein, giving the protein MSRLIQGRAVAEKVYAELRDEIGALKKRGVTPGLAVVLVGDDPASRAYVRSKDKMCRDLGLHSVKLELPADTTQEQLLARVEELNRDAAIHGILVQSPPPRQIDEAAIVRALDPTKDVDGFHPINVAKLALGDDTGFVPCTPLGCQRLLIESGIEIAGAHVVVLGRSMIVGKPLALLLMRKGQGGDATVTVVHSRSKRLANITRSADILIAAIGQPEFVRAEHVRDGAAVIDVGINRVDDATTERGYRLVGDVAFAEVAEKASAITPVPGGVGPMTIAMLMANTVRACQQRVDS; this is encoded by the coding sequence ATGTCACGACTCATTCAAGGCCGCGCGGTGGCCGAAAAAGTTTATGCGGAGCTGCGGGACGAAATCGGAGCGTTAAAAAAGCGCGGGGTGACGCCCGGCCTGGCGGTGGTGCTGGTGGGCGATGACCCTGCGTCTCGCGCCTATGTCCGGTCGAAAGACAAGATGTGCCGCGATCTGGGACTCCACTCCGTGAAGCTCGAATTGCCCGCGGACACGACGCAGGAGCAATTGCTCGCCCGGGTGGAAGAGTTGAACCGCGATGCGGCAATTCACGGCATTCTGGTTCAATCGCCGCCGCCGAGGCAGATCGACGAAGCCGCCATCGTGCGGGCGCTTGATCCCACCAAGGACGTCGATGGATTTCATCCCATCAATGTCGCCAAGCTCGCGCTGGGAGATGACACGGGGTTTGTTCCGTGCACGCCCTTGGGTTGCCAACGTCTCTTGATCGAGAGTGGAATCGAAATTGCGGGCGCGCACGTGGTCGTTCTGGGGCGCAGCATGATCGTCGGAAAACCTTTGGCGCTATTGCTGATGCGGAAAGGCCAGGGCGGCGACGCAACTGTGACCGTTGTCCATTCGCGCAGCAAACGGCTGGCCAACATCACGCGCTCGGCCGATATCCTGATTGCCGCCATTGGCCAGCCCGAATTTGTTCGGGCGGAACATGTCCGGGACGGCGCCGCCGTGATCGACGTGGGAATTAATCGCGTGGACGACGCGACGACGGAGCGCGGTTATCGGCTCGTCGGCGACGTCGCTTTTGCCGAAGTGGCAGAGAAAGCTTCAGCGATCACACCCGTTCCAGGTGGTGTCGGCCCGATGACGATCGCGATGTTGATGGCCAACACCGTTCGCGCCTGCCAGCAGCGCGTCGATTCGTAA
- a CDS encoding DR2241 family protein produces the protein MSSLAPERALRDWLAAGLRFIGQIAIETQDDGKFSLRHRDDLSRDDLALHAEPEDAAILARFDDAENYRPLKTAPNLRHGWRLILQDLASLRLALDFFYPGRSAALIAFEKRDLLTTPLRQTLGRQSGMYRIAAQISDSEADELVGRFCRSDGGCLRTILWARDAGGTVASTQLPPEKFEPKHDQTGGGQPVIPLLCQEACNLLVAAARNAVQAGK, from the coding sequence GTGAGCTCCCTCGCGCCGGAACGCGCGCTGAGAGATTGGCTGGCTGCTGGCCTGCGGTTCATTGGGCAGATCGCCATCGAAACCCAGGATGACGGGAAATTTTCGCTCCGGCATCGAGACGACCTGTCGAGGGACGATCTGGCTTTGCATGCGGAACCAGAAGATGCCGCGATCCTGGCCCGATTTGATGACGCCGAAAACTATCGGCCGCTCAAGACCGCTCCGAATTTAAGGCATGGCTGGCGCCTGATTTTGCAGGATCTGGCCAGCCTGCGCCTGGCCCTCGATTTCTTTTACCCGGGCCGTTCGGCCGCCCTTATTGCCTTTGAAAAGCGCGACCTTCTTACGACACCGTTGCGGCAGACTCTTGGGCGGCAATCGGGGATGTATCGAATAGCGGCGCAAATCAGCGACAGCGAGGCGGACGAATTGGTGGGGAGATTCTGCCGATCGGATGGCGGATGCCTGCGAACAATTCTTTGGGCGCGCGATGCCGGAGGAACAGTCGCCTCAACGCAGCTCCCGCCCGAGAAATTCGAACCTAAACACGATCAGACGGGCGGCGGCCAACCGGTAATCCCGCTGCTCTGTCAGGAAGCGTGCAATCTCCTGGTGGCGGCGGCGCGCAACGCGGTTCAGGCGGGCAAATGA
- a CDS encoding aldo/keto reductase, with amino-acid sequence MRYRTYKNTDLRVSEVGFGLWTISTGWWGQFTEGEAIALMHKAFDLGMTLFDAADTYGNGLSEELIAKAFPKQRDEITIATKVGYDFVTHGESRGRGQREIPQDFSPEAIVRATDAALKRLKTDRIDLLQLHNIRMEQISDDALWTTLEKLKTSGKVRYYGIALGPAIGWLYEGVNCIREREITSVQHIYNLLEQHPGRAMQEAAVEAGKDTMFLIRVTHSSGMLEGKYTAETVFPPGDHRGHRPRSWLLNGVKKIERLRFLENSDRTLGQAALQWLLADDRVASTLPNIYEEAQLIEFAKAPETSPLTDEEMRKIAELYEENFGVEREEPKYKGTMELAETAAV; translated from the coding sequence ATGCGCTACCGCACCTACAAAAACACCGACCTGCGCGTCAGCGAAGTCGGCTTCGGGCTCTGGACGATTTCGACCGGCTGGTGGGGCCAATTCACGGAAGGCGAGGCGATCGCACTCATGCACAAGGCGTTTGATCTCGGTATGACGTTGTTCGACGCCGCCGATACCTACGGCAACGGGCTCAGCGAAGAACTCATCGCCAAAGCGTTCCCGAAACAGCGCGATGAGATCACGATTGCGACCAAGGTCGGCTACGATTTCGTCACCCATGGCGAGTCGCGCGGCCGCGGGCAGCGCGAGATCCCGCAGGATTTCTCGCCGGAAGCGATCGTGCGCGCGACGGATGCCGCCCTGAAACGCCTCAAGACCGACCGGATCGATTTACTCCAGCTCCACAACATTCGGATGGAGCAGATCTCCGACGATGCCCTCTGGACTACGCTCGAAAAACTCAAAACGAGCGGCAAGGTCCGTTATTACGGCATCGCGCTCGGGCCCGCCATTGGGTGGCTTTACGAAGGCGTGAATTGCATTCGCGAGCGGGAAATCACCAGCGTCCAGCACATTTACAATTTGCTCGAGCAACATCCCGGGCGCGCCATGCAGGAGGCGGCGGTTGAAGCGGGCAAGGACACGATGTTCTTGATCCGCGTGACCCACTCATCCGGGATGCTCGAGGGAAAATACACCGCCGAAACCGTGTTCCCGCCCGGTGATCACCGCGGCCACCGTCCGCGCAGCTGGCTGCTGAACGGCGTGAAAAAAATCGAGCGCCTCCGCTTCCTGGAAAACTCCGACCGCACTCTGGGCCAGGCCGCGTTGCAATGGCTCCTGGCCGACGATCGCGTCGCCTCGACGTTGCCAAACATTTACGAAGAAGCGCAGCTCATCGAGTTCGCCAAGGCACCCGAGACTTCGCCGTTGACGGACGAGGAGATGCGAAAAATCGCCGAGCTTTACGAAGAAAACTTCGGCGTCGAGCGCGAAGAGCCGAAATACAAAGGCACGATGGAATTGGCGGAAACGGCCGCTGTCTAG